The following proteins come from a genomic window of Miscanthus floridulus cultivar M001 chromosome 2, ASM1932011v1, whole genome shotgun sequence:
- the LOC136537433 gene encoding E3 ubiquitin-protein ligase ATL31-like — protein MVIDVEETQEERIIREETDKLMRIGSVKRALRSKSGRAPARFPPSHSTGHSLAVAASATTDTGTGTERFTLRLPDHVLRDLAAMGKLQRTTSLIAFRSGRGGSTRRGVSVRTGAGGDEFAGTQRRNGVIALEEYLDELR, from the exons atGGTCATTGACGTGGAGGAGACACAGGAGGAGAGGATCATCAGAGAGGAGACCGACAAGCTGATGCGCATCGGCAGCGTGAAGCGCGCTCTGCGCTCCAAGTCCGGCCGTGCGCCCGCACGGTTCCCGCCCTCGCACTCCACAGGGCACTCGCTCGCAGTCGCAGCGTCTGCCACCACCGACACTGGCACCGGCACCGAGAGGTTCACGCTACGTTTGCCCGACCACGTGCTCCGAGACCTCGCCGCGATGGGGAAGCTCCAGCGCACCACGAGCCTAATCGCGTTCCGCTCCGGCCGCGGCGGCAGCACACGCCGTGGCGTCAGCGTCAGGACTGGGGCCGGCGGCGACGAATTTGCGG GCACCCAGAGAAGAAACGGGGTGATCGCGCTGGAGGAGTACTTGGACGAACTGCGGTGA